A window from Aerococcus sp. Group 1 encodes these proteins:
- the parE gene encoding DNA topoisomerase IV subunit B, with translation MAKNSKATYDESSIQILEGLEAVRKRPGMYIGSTDNRGLHHLVYEIVDNSIDEALAGYCDEISVTIHEDNSVTVTDNGRGMPIGKHSSGKPTVEVILTVLHAGGKFSESAYKTSGGLHGVGSSVVNALSDSLEVTVYRDNKKYYQSFSQGGKPHKPKLTSHKSKQTGTSIHFHPDPKIFGATEFNSDTIKEQLREKAFLTKGLAIHFTDEKTDSQESFHYEDGLVEFIHYLNENKEVLQGVTYIEDKDKSSNIEMELAFQYNDGYSETILSFVNNVRTPDGGTHETALKTGMTKAFNEYARKVNLIKPKEKNLEGSDVREGFTAVISVRIPEEILQFEGQTKGKLGTPQARLAVENMVNTHLSIYLLENGEIAQMLVRKAIKARQTREAARKAREESRHSKKGKSKETLLSGKLTPAQSKNTKKNELFLVEGDSAGGSAKLGRDRKFQAILPLRGKVLNTEKASLTDILKNEELNTIIHTVGAGVGPEFDIHDSNYDKVIIMTDADTDGAHIQVLLLTFFYRYMRPLIEAGKVYIAMPPLYKLSRGKGKNEKIAYAWTDEELAQETKKFGKGYTLQRYKGLGEMNADQLWDTTMNPETRTLIRVTLDDLSQAEKRVSVLMGNKVEPRRDWIEDNVQFTMDEEDKLLEHANHEENDAIEASELIAQSDQVTSMSDQEGQMDLFDEGAEVNGD, from the coding sequence ATGGCAAAAAATTCTAAGGCAACTTATGATGAGTCATCCATTCAAATATTAGAAGGCTTAGAAGCGGTTCGTAAGCGACCAGGAATGTATATCGGGTCAACCGATAATCGCGGCTTACATCACTTGGTCTATGAGATCGTAGACAATTCTATTGATGAAGCTTTAGCAGGCTACTGTGATGAAATTTCTGTGACCATTCATGAAGATAATAGCGTTACGGTAACTGATAATGGACGGGGAATGCCCATCGGTAAACATAGTAGTGGCAAACCAACTGTTGAAGTGATCCTGACCGTCCTTCACGCTGGAGGGAAATTTAGCGAAAGTGCTTATAAGACCTCTGGTGGGCTCCACGGAGTTGGATCTAGTGTGGTTAATGCCTTATCTGACTCCTTAGAGGTCACCGTTTATCGGGATAATAAAAAGTATTACCAAAGCTTTAGTCAGGGCGGTAAGCCCCATAAGCCTAAGTTAACCAGCCATAAAAGTAAGCAGACTGGAACCAGTATTCACTTTCACCCCGATCCTAAGATCTTTGGTGCAACGGAATTTAATAGTGACACCATTAAAGAACAGTTAAGGGAAAAGGCCTTTTTAACTAAAGGCTTAGCGATTCATTTTACTGATGAAAAAACGGATAGCCAAGAAAGCTTCCACTATGAAGACGGTTTGGTCGAGTTTATTCATTATTTAAATGAAAATAAAGAAGTCCTCCAAGGGGTCACATATATTGAAGACAAGGATAAAAGCTCTAATATCGAAATGGAATTAGCCTTCCAATACAATGATGGCTATTCTGAGACCATCTTGTCCTTTGTTAACAATGTTCGTACGCCAGATGGCGGGACTCATGAAACGGCCTTAAAAACCGGAATGACCAAGGCCTTTAATGAGTATGCCAGAAAGGTTAATCTGATAAAGCCCAAGGAGAAAAATCTGGAAGGTTCAGATGTTCGTGAGGGATTCACTGCCGTCATCTCTGTAAGGATTCCTGAAGAAATCTTACAGTTTGAAGGGCAAACCAAGGGAAAATTAGGGACTCCGCAAGCGCGCCTAGCCGTAGAAAATATGGTGAACACTCATTTATCGATCTATTTATTAGAGAACGGCGAAATTGCCCAAATGCTAGTTCGTAAGGCCATAAAAGCACGCCAGACCCGAGAAGCAGCCCGTAAGGCTAGGGAAGAAAGTCGCCATAGTAAAAAGGGCAAGAGTAAAGAAACCTTACTTTCCGGTAAGCTCACTCCCGCACAAAGTAAAAATACCAAGAAAAATGAACTCTTCTTAGTCGAAGGAGATTCAGCGGGGGGTTCAGCTAAGCTAGGGCGGGACCGTAAATTCCAAGCTATTCTTCCATTAAGAGGAAAGGTTTTGAATACGGAAAAGGCAAGTCTAACCGATATTCTTAAAAATGAAGAACTAAACACCATTATCCATACCGTAGGTGCAGGCGTGGGGCCAGAGTTTGATATCCATGATTCTAACTATGATAAAGTGATCATCATGACCGATGCGGATACTGACGGTGCCCATATTCAAGTCTTACTCTTGACTTTCTTTTACCGTTACATGCGCCCCTTAATTGAAGCGGGCAAGGTTTATATTGCCATGCCGCCTCTATACAAGCTCTCCCGAGGCAAGGGCAAGAATGAAAAAATTGCTTACGCTTGGACCGATGAAGAACTGGCCCAAGAAACTAAAAAGTTTGGTAAGGGCTATACCCTCCAACGGTATAAAGGTTTGGGGGAAATGAATGCTGATCAATTATGGGATACCACTATGAATCCTGAAACCCGCACCTTAATTCGTGTCACCCTCGATGACTTATCGCAAGCTGAAAAACGGGTATCTGTGTTGATGGGAAATAAGGTTGAACCACGGCGGGATTGGATTGAAGATAATGTCCAATTTACCATGGATGAAGAAGATAAATTATTGGAGCACGCCAACCATGAAGAGAACGATGCGATCGAAGCTAGTGAGTTAATCGCTCAATCGGACCAAGTCACAAGTATGAGTGATCAGGAAGGGCAAATGGATTTATTTGATGAAGGAGCTGAAGTGAATGGCGATTGA
- the topA gene encoding type I DNA topoisomerase, translating into MATKRKKTPKKDLVIVESPTKAKTIEKYLGRKYKVVASKGHLRDLPKSKMGIDIENNYDPHYITIRGKGDTIKDLKKEAKKANNIYLASDPDREGEAIAWHLAHILKLDPKEDIRVTYNEITKDTVKEAINNPRAIDKDLVDAQQARRILDRLVGYNLSPILWAKVKKGLSAGRVQSVALKMVVDREDEIRNFVPEEYWSIEGVFQKGKETFKANASKYKGKKIDLKNEDDVKALMANLSSDQFEVQNLTKKQRKRNPQKPFTTSSLQQEASKRLRFRTRKTMMVAQQLYEGIKLGSEGTVGLITYMRTDSTRISEGAKQEAGQFIQEKYGKEYIGKGTSGASGQGAQDAHEAIRPTSAFRHPDSVEAYLSKDQFKLYSLIWSRFMASEMAPAVYDTVACDLVQNDVSFRANGSKIKFTGYLRVYPDNNEKDNLLPELENGEKVKSKELTPNQHFTQPPARYTEASLIKTLEELGVGRPSTYSPTLETLIKRYYVKLEARRFEPTELGEIVNSLISEFFPDIVDPQFTANLEDELDHVEDGNKNWIDVVDAFYQPFSKDIEKADQEMEKIEIKDEPAGFDCDVCGHPMVIKLGRYGKFYACSNFPDCRNTKAIVKEIGVNCPTCKEGQVVERKSKKKRIFYGCSRYPDCDFVSWDKPVGRSCPKCDHYLVEKKKRGSKQVICSNCDYKEDVQKGDD; encoded by the coding sequence TTGGCTACAAAAAGAAAGAAAACACCTAAAAAAGATTTAGTGATTGTCGAATCACCAACGAAAGCAAAAACGATTGAGAAATACTTAGGACGTAAATATAAAGTGGTGGCAAGTAAGGGCCACTTACGTGATCTTCCTAAAAGTAAAATGGGAATAGATATCGAAAATAATTATGATCCCCATTATATTACAATTCGTGGTAAGGGAGATACGATCAAAGATCTTAAAAAAGAGGCTAAAAAAGCAAATAATATCTACTTAGCTTCTGACCCGGACCGGGAAGGAGAAGCGATTGCTTGGCACTTAGCCCATATTTTAAAATTAGATCCCAAAGAAGATATCCGGGTCACTTATAATGAAATTACCAAGGATACGGTTAAAGAAGCGATCAACAATCCACGCGCCATCGATAAGGACTTGGTGGACGCTCAGCAGGCTAGACGGATCTTAGACCGCTTGGTGGGCTATAACTTGTCCCCAATTTTATGGGCTAAGGTTAAGAAGGGCTTATCCGCTGGGCGGGTACAATCTGTTGCCTTAAAAATGGTCGTTGACCGCGAAGATGAAATCCGTAACTTTGTGCCTGAAGAATATTGGAGCATTGAAGGCGTATTCCAAAAAGGAAAAGAAACTTTCAAGGCCAATGCTTCCAAATATAAGGGTAAAAAAATTGATCTAAAAAATGAAGATGATGTTAAAGCCTTAATGGCTAACCTCAGCAGTGATCAATTCGAAGTTCAAAATTTGACCAAAAAGCAAAGAAAACGGAATCCGCAAAAGCCATTTACAACTTCTTCCCTCCAACAAGAAGCTTCCAAACGCTTACGCTTTAGAACGCGAAAGACGATGATGGTTGCACAACAGTTATATGAAGGGATTAAATTAGGCAGTGAAGGGACAGTGGGTTTAATTACCTACATGCGTACTGATTCCACCCGGATCTCTGAGGGTGCTAAACAAGAAGCTGGCCAATTTATCCAAGAAAAATACGGTAAAGAATATATCGGTAAGGGGACTAGCGGGGCCAGCGGACAAGGTGCCCAAGATGCCCATGAGGCTATTCGACCGACTTCTGCCTTTCGTCATCCCGATAGCGTTGAAGCTTATCTCAGTAAAGACCAGTTCAAGCTATATAGTCTTATCTGGTCTCGCTTTATGGCTAGCGAAATGGCACCAGCTGTCTATGATACGGTGGCCTGTGATCTGGTTCAAAATGATGTGAGCTTTAGGGCAAATGGATCAAAAATTAAATTTACTGGTTACCTTAGAGTTTATCCGGATAATAATGAAAAGGATAATCTCTTGCCAGAACTAGAAAACGGTGAAAAGGTAAAGAGTAAAGAATTAACTCCTAACCAACATTTTACCCAACCACCAGCTCGTTATACTGAAGCGAGCTTAATTAAGACTCTAGAAGAATTAGGGGTTGGTCGTCCTTCTACTTACTCACCAACTTTAGAAACCCTGATTAAGCGCTACTATGTTAAATTAGAAGCTAGACGCTTTGAACCTACTGAATTAGGTGAGATTGTTAATAGTTTAATTTCTGAATTTTTCCCTGATATCGTTGATCCACAATTTACCGCTAACTTGGAAGATGAATTAGACCATGTGGAAGACGGCAATAAGAATTGGATAGACGTCGTTGATGCTTTCTATCAACCTTTTAGTAAGGATATTGAAAAAGCTGACCAAGAAATGGAAAAAATCGAAATTAAAGACGAACCAGCAGGCTTTGATTGTGACGTCTGTGGTCATCCAATGGTTATTAAATTAGGACGTTATGGGAAGTTTTATGCATGTAGTAATTTCCCTGATTGCCGTAATACTAAGGCCATTGTTAAAGAAATTGGCGTGAATTGTCCAACCTGTAAGGAGGGACAAGTGGTCGAACGGAAATCGAAGAAAAAACGGATCTTTTACGGTTGTTCCCGTTATCCTGATTGTGATTTTGTTTCCTGGGATAAACCGGTGGGGCGGTCCTGTCCTAAATGTGACCATTACTTGGTTGAAAAGAAAAAACGCGGCTCTAAACAAGTGATTTGTAGCAATTGTGACTATAAAGAAGATGTCCAAAAAGGCGATGATTGA
- a CDS encoding tyrosine-type recombinase/integrase: MTFESYRKRLKEYIKDEKHYSDQTLKAYLSDFDDFISFLRDELLISDFEQLSYRDIRLYLSHLQRKGLSRKSLARHLSSLRTAFNRFLDQGLVKDNPFTYVQAAKTGLRLPDFFYEAELDPLFEAAKGPRALDKRNIALLEFLYATGARVSECTNLTITQVDLKNSIALLHGKGSKDRYVPFGSYCKKALEEYLDSGRPVLLKGHDHEYIFVNSRGEALTPSGVTYILNDLVKKSASNLDIHPHKLRHSFATHLLNHGADIRTVQELLGHSSLSSTQIYTHMSKESLRNNYLKYFPRAKHSDVHKEDKE; the protein is encoded by the coding sequence ATGACTTTTGAAAGTTATCGAAAAAGGTTAAAAGAATATATAAAAGATGAGAAACATTATAGTGATCAGACCTTAAAGGCGTATTTAAGCGATTTTGACGACTTTATTTCTTTTCTTAGGGACGAACTATTAATAAGCGATTTCGAGCAGTTAAGCTATCGAGATATTCGCCTTTATTTAAGTCATCTGCAAAGAAAGGGATTGAGTCGTAAAAGTTTAGCTCGTCATTTAAGCAGTTTGAGAACCGCCTTCAATCGTTTTCTTGACCAAGGTCTGGTGAAAGATAATCCTTTTACCTATGTTCAAGCAGCTAAAACGGGACTAAGATTACCCGATTTTTTTTATGAAGCTGAGTTAGATCCCTTGTTTGAGGCGGCTAAGGGGCCTCGAGCCCTGGATAAGCGAAATATAGCGCTGTTAGAATTCTTATATGCGACTGGTGCTCGGGTGAGTGAATGTACTAACTTGACCATAACGCAAGTGGATCTTAAAAATTCTATTGCCTTACTGCATGGTAAGGGGAGCAAAGATCGCTATGTTCCTTTTGGATCCTATTGTAAAAAAGCATTGGAGGAATACTTGGATTCTGGCCGACCTGTTCTCTTAAAGGGCCATGATCATGAGTACATTTTCGTTAATAGTCGGGGAGAAGCCTTGACTCCATCAGGCGTGACTTATATTTTGAATGATTTAGTCAAAAAAAGCGCCAGTAACCTGGATATTCATCCCCATAAATTACGCCATTCTTTTGCTACCCATCTCCTTAACCATGGAGCTGATATAAGGACAGTACAAGAATTATTAGGGCACTCAAGTTTATCTAGTACGCAAATTTATACACATATGTCAAAAGAATCTTTAAGAAATAATTATTTGAAATACTTTCCAAGAGCAAAGCATAGTGATGTACATAAGGAGGACAAAGAATGA
- the plsY gene encoding glycerol-3-phosphate 1-O-acyltransferase PlsY — MIINLIFLFISYLLGSIPFGVVIGKYLYHKDIRGVGSGNIGTTNAFRAFGPKGGLLVFLCDMVKGMLPVLIANYSSHFTDFDSMLFGLAAILGHTFSLFLHFKGGKAVATSFGVGLALAPLASLGGIAVFFIVLYLFRMVSLASIIAMIAASIISFHYAVLIRILILSITLLIIYRHKDNIKRILAGKEAKVPFGLGYKKINNKKSRHLARFFCFKLLLLNVFSNTPGFLYSEYQYGSLSYLKSGK; from the coding sequence ATGATAATTAATCTTATCTTCCTATTTATTTCATATCTACTGGGCTCAATTCCATTCGGTGTGGTTATCGGTAAGTATCTTTACCACAAAGACATTCGCGGGGTGGGCTCAGGAAATATTGGTACGACCAACGCCTTCCGTGCCTTTGGCCCCAAGGGTGGCTTATTGGTATTCCTGTGCGATATGGTAAAGGGAATGCTACCGGTTCTTATCGCTAATTACAGTTCTCACTTTACTGATTTTGATAGCATGCTTTTTGGTTTAGCGGCTATCTTAGGACATACCTTTTCACTTTTTCTCCACTTCAAAGGTGGAAAAGCCGTAGCGACCAGTTTTGGTGTTGGCTTAGCTCTAGCGCCCCTGGCTTCCTTAGGAGGGATTGCGGTCTTTTTCATTGTTCTCTATCTTTTTAGAATGGTTAGTCTAGCGAGCATTATAGCCATGATCGCAGCTTCTATCATTTCTTTTCATTATGCTGTTTTGATTAGGATTTTGATCTTATCCATTACCCTTCTAATCATTTACCGCCACAAAGATAATATTAAACGCATCCTAGCTGGTAAAGAAGCTAAAGTGCCCTTTGGCCTGGGCTACAAAAAAATAAACAATAAAAAATCGCGTCATCTGGCGCGATTTTTTTGCTTTAAACTTCTTCTGCTAAACGTTTTTTCAAATACTCCAGGTTTTCTTTACTCTGAGTATCAATATGGGTCCCTTTCATACCTAAAGAGCGGGAAGTAA
- a CDS encoding ribonuclease HII, with product MTKDKLTVQAIKDYLKQDLSAIETDLVASWRLDQRQGVIKAINQYDRRLAKESERQEHIRYMNQIEADLHAKGFQYIAGVDEVGRGPLAGPVVTAAVILKPKRPLFDLRDSKQLSQVQRQNLIPLIKENSVAIAIDVQDNEAIDRYNILNATKRSMMNSIKKLSPQAEYVLIDAVDLSLNIPHSSLIKGDDRVSAIAAASIIAKEYRDQIMRDYAKRYPAYGFDRNVGYGTKEHLKAIETYGPCPIHRKSFAPIKNYF from the coding sequence ATGACTAAAGATAAGCTAACCGTACAAGCGATAAAAGACTACCTGAAACAGGACCTATCAGCCATTGAAACCGACTTAGTGGCTAGCTGGCGCTTAGACCAGCGACAGGGAGTTATTAAGGCTATTAACCAGTACGACCGGCGCTTAGCCAAGGAGTCAGAGCGACAAGAACATATACGCTATATGAACCAAATTGAAGCTGACTTACATGCTAAGGGCTTTCAATATATTGCCGGTGTAGATGAGGTCGGGCGTGGTCCCTTAGCTGGGCCAGTGGTCACAGCGGCAGTCATTTTAAAGCCTAAGCGGCCCCTGTTTGATTTGCGTGATTCTAAACAACTTAGTCAAGTCCAACGGCAAAACTTAATTCCTTTGATTAAAGAGAATAGTGTCGCTATAGCTATTGATGTCCAAGACAATGAGGCCATTGATCGCTACAATATTTTAAATGCCACCAAACGCTCAATGATGAATAGTATAAAGAAATTAAGTCCGCAAGCAGAATATGTTTTAATTGATGCTGTCGATCTTTCTTTAAATATCCCTCATAGTAGTCTAATTAAGGGGGATGACCGGGTAAGCGCAATCGCTGCTGCTAGCATTATCGCTAAAGAATATCGTGACCAAATCATGCGTGACTATGCTAAACGATATCCAGCTTATGGCTTCGACCGCAATGTCGGTTATGGGACCAAGGAACATCTTAAAGCAATAGAGACTTATGGCCCCTGTCCCATCCATCGGAAAAGCTTTGCACCAATTAAGAATTATTTCTAA
- a CDS encoding GTP-sensing pleiotropic transcriptional regulator CodY, which produces MIAESVEGVLEKIRDINKVIREGNIYDDEMADFPFQKLVRYLAENLEANAYLVSVEGELLGYFAIYEEINSERTEAMMQAHQLDPNYLDIISPIQETKSNIPTSDDRTILALEFRDKFNKGMTTIIPIYGNTTKLGYLILARPYEDFNCYDLILGEYVGTVLAMEMVFIKRRRQEEKEQKKQVVDSAIRSLSYSELNALYVIFKDLEEPRTRITASKIAKEENITRSVIVNALRKMESAGVFTSRSLGMKGTHIDTQSKENLEYLKKRLAEEV; this is translated from the coding sequence ATGATAGCTGAATCGGTAGAGGGCGTTTTAGAAAAAATTAGAGACATTAATAAAGTTATCCGTGAAGGTAATATTTATGATGATGAGATGGCAGATTTTCCCTTTCAAAAGTTAGTCCGTTACTTAGCGGAAAATTTAGAGGCCAACGCTTATTTAGTATCTGTTGAAGGAGAACTATTGGGGTATTTTGCTATTTATGAGGAAATCAATAGTGAGCGGACCGAAGCGATGATGCAAGCCCACCAACTTGACCCTAATTATTTAGATATTATCTCACCGATCCAAGAAACCAAGTCAAACATTCCAACTTCAGATGACCGGACTATCTTGGCCTTGGAATTTCGTGATAAATTTAACAAAGGCATGACCACCATTATTCCTATCTATGGTAATACCACCAAATTAGGCTATTTAATCCTAGCTCGTCCCTATGAAGACTTTAATTGCTATGATCTGATTCTTGGTGAATATGTGGGGACGGTTCTAGCCATGGAGATGGTGTTTATTAAACGCCGTCGTCAAGAGGAAAAAGAACAGAAAAAACAAGTGGTGGATTCAGCTATTCGCTCACTTTCTTATTCGGAATTAAATGCCTTATATGTTATTTTTAAAGACCTAGAAGAGCCACGTACCCGCATAACGGCCTCTAAAATTGCTAAAGAAGAGAATATTACCCGTTCTGTGATTGTAAATGCCCTACGAAAAATGGAATCTGCTGGGGTATTTACTTCCCGCTCTTTAGGTATGAAAGGGACCCATATTGATACTCAGAGTAAAGAAAACCTGGAGTATTTGAAAAAACGTTTAGCAGAAGAAGTTTAA
- the dprA gene encoding DNA-processing protein DprA — MYDERNYQGARQVLIHLTESAIVGYEDRVQVFKGLLENPDYQGVLRHYLNGRKYYPKLLRFLSHRPWSFYQNYYEKEKIFPITYFDPQYPDLLKESHKPPLVLFCQGNIDWLKADCLSIVGARDCSNYAQKVIDKLMPNLVNSLVIVSGLARGVDSLAHRSSIQNSGRTIAVIGTGLAKCYPKEHRALQDFIAKNHLLVSPLPSFTGVKKWHFPYRNEVIAGLSRATWVVEAKKKSGSLITANYALQANREVLATPGNIFSVRSQGTNALIQAGAKLISEADDILETYRYPSFI; from the coding sequence ATGTATGATGAAAGGAATTATCAAGGTGCTAGGCAAGTACTCATTCATTTAACGGAGTCTGCCATAGTGGGCTATGAGGACCGAGTCCAGGTGTTTAAAGGCCTATTAGAGAATCCTGATTATCAAGGGGTGCTGAGACATTATTTAAACGGAAGAAAATATTATCCAAAACTTCTTCGCTTTTTGAGTCATAGACCTTGGTCTTTTTATCAAAACTATTATGAAAAAGAGAAAATTTTCCCCATCACTTACTTTGATCCTCAATACCCAGACCTTTTAAAAGAAAGTCATAAGCCGCCTTTGGTTTTATTTTGTCAAGGCAATATTGACTGGTTAAAAGCTGACTGTTTATCTATAGTTGGGGCGAGAGATTGCAGTAACTATGCCCAAAAAGTTATTGATAAGCTGATGCCAAATCTTGTTAACTCTTTAGTTATCGTTAGCGGTTTGGCTCGTGGCGTTGACAGCCTAGCCCACCGCTCCAGTATTCAAAATTCAGGAAGAACCATCGCTGTGATAGGGACCGGTCTAGCTAAGTGTTACCCTAAAGAACACCGCGCTTTGCAAGATTTTATTGCTAAAAATCACCTGCTGGTTTCTCCACTGCCTAGTTTTACCGGGGTAAAAAAGTGGCATTTCCCTTATCGAAATGAAGTGATTGCGGGACTGTCCAGAGCCACCTGGGTTGTTGAAGCTAAGAAAAAATCGGGCAGTTTAATTACTGCTAACTATGCCTTACAAGCCAATCGTGAGGTTTTGGCTACTCCAGGTAATATTTTTAGTGTCCGTTCCCAAGGCACTAATGCTTTAATTCAGGCAGGAGCCAAACTGATTAGCGAAGCGGATGATATCTTAGAGACTTATCGTTATCCTTCTTTTATTTAA